The following proteins are encoded in a genomic region of Hyla sarda isolate aHylSar1 chromosome 3, aHylSar1.hap1, whole genome shotgun sequence:
- the LOC130360591 gene encoding adiponectin-like has translation MLVLHSLYALLILVPLCILADEDPTQPQRNPCANWMGGAPGYPGHNGLPGRDGKDGNDGQKGDRGEQGDKGQKGEVGVQGPSGLEGPRGFPGPQGSTGENAFLHRSAFSMGLTTRVNTPNVPIRFTKVFYNDQRHYDDTTGKFTCHVKGLYLFTYHLTVYMKDVKIGLYKNNKPIMFTFDQFQTNNVDQASGSILLALESGDEVWLQIYGEDFGGIYGDNLNDSSFSGILLYPDHDN, from the exons ATGCTGGTGCTACATTCTCTGTATGCACTACTTATACTGGTGCCACTATGTATTTTGGCTGATGAAGACCCAACGCAACCCCAACGAAATCCTTGTGCTAACTGGATGGGGGGAGCACCAGGATATCCTGGACACAATGGGCTTCCTGGAAGAGATGGCAAAGACGGAAATGATGGACAGAAAGGAGATAGAGGAGAACAAG GTGATAAAGGGCAGAAGGGAGAAGTTGGTGTACAAGGACCTTCAGGACTTGAAGGTCCACGTGGCTTTCCAGGTCCCCAGGGCTCAACAGGAGAGAATGCCTTTCTACATCGTTCAGCCTTTAGCATGGGCCTGACAACCAGAGTTAATACCCCAAACGTGCCTATACGCTTCACAAAAGTGTTCTACAATGACCAGCGCCACTATGATGACACCACAGGAAAGTTCACCTGCCATGTTAAGGGCCTTTATTTATTCACCTACCATCTTACAGTCTACATGAAGGATGTCAAAATTGGATTATACAAGAATAACAAACCTATTATGTTTACCTTTGACCAGTTTCAGACAAATAATGTGGATCAGGCCTCTGGCTCAATCCTTCTGGCCTTAGAGAGCGGAGATGAAGTTTGGCTACAGATATATGGGGAGGATTTTGGAGGCATCTATGGAGACAATCTCAATGACTCCTCATTCTCTGGAATCCTGTTATATCCAGACCATGATAACTGA